The following DNA comes from Triticum aestivum cultivar Chinese Spring chromosome 3D, IWGSC CS RefSeq v2.1, whole genome shotgun sequence.
GCCCACCTTACAATCACATATTGTCTCTTGAAGCACGTGTTGCAGACGGCTCTTAATCTAGGGCCCGCTTCCCTTCTCTTTCCTCTTCTCTCTCATCGAACTCAACAAACATATAATATTGTAATCCTTACGGCCTGCTGACTATATCTTATTATACTTGTTCTCAACAGCATCATCAGGACCAAGGCAGCAGCAGTGATTCAAACGCAGGAGCTAAATTACTCCATGCATTAGCTGCATGCTACGGTAGCTAAATAAAATATCTCAGTGTTGCCACGAGCATACTAGCAGGAAAAGTAACACGTCACAGCATGCATTGGCTATAACCTGCCACGACCGCACATTGCTTTTAGTGTTGCCACGAGCTTGCTAGCAGGAAAAGCAACACGTCACAGCATGCATTGGCTGTAGCCTGCTACGAGCGTGCTAGCTCTAGTCGATGTGGACTTACAACTACTCACATTTATTTCATGAGGTCCGGTCCAAAGAAACAAGTATAAAGCAGGTCTAGACactatttttttcgtccggactTATTAGGTCCTCTCTTATTTTGGACTAAACTTTGAGTTAAaaaaaatttaactaacaaaatgttaacaaTATGTCACAAAGATTATATTGTCGGAAAGctctttcaaatacaaatccacaatataattttttattgtataTACTTTATATTTTAGTAGTCTTTAGATGGTCAAAGTCTGGTTCAAAATACAAAGAAACCTAATAAACTCGGATGGAGGTAGTACCTAAAAAGTCGATGTAGACTCTACAACATTCAGAGCGACCAGTCCTGAAGCCTtgttaagagcatggttaatagagcagccggctgctggctctGTAGCAGTGCCATGTCACCTGTAGCTTTCATAGAAGAAGTCTCGTACACTAATGCCGGCTGTAGACGAGCTGCTTCACTAGCTTGCTATATTTTGTACGGTcttcgagaataatcaataaagtggccgtatgcatctttcagatgcagaggccggggattaTCCTTCTTTTTTAAAAAAAGACGAGCTGCTTCACTAGTGCATAAATGGAGATCGACATCCAAGGCCTCCTCCCACACACACACGCTACAGAGCAGAGCAGAGTCTTGCTCCAGTATCTGCCCTCTCCTGTAGGGTAGAGCATCCATCACGTGAAGTTCACGGACAAACATGTCTCCGGTGAAGGTGTTCGGGCACCCGATGTTGACAAACGTCGCACGGGTGCTGCTCTtcctggaggaggtcggcgccGAGTACGAGCTCGTGCCCGTCGACTTCGTCGCCGGCGAGCACAAGAGGCCCCAACACGTCCAGCTAAACGTAAGCAGACGACAATTCGTCGATCGGTCACCGTATAGTATCAGGTGATGATTTCTAACAGAGATGCTGCGTGTTTTTTTTTTCTTGCAGCCGTTTGCGAAGATGCCTGGGTTCCAAGATGGCGATCTCGTCCTGTTCGGTGAGCCCTCCATCCATCCATCCGTACACACGACACGAATCATTCCTGTCTAGGAGTATATATCATGTTAAAAATCCATTGCATTGGTTTCTCTAATCTAATCTAACAAATGGATGAGTGATTGCAGAGTCGCGCGCCATCGCCAAGTACATCCTCCGCAAGTACGGGGGGACAGCCGGCCTCGACCTCCTCGGAGAAAACAGCGGAATCGAAGAATTAGCAATGGTGGACATGTGGACGGAGGTGGAGGCCCAGCAGTACTACCCGGCCATCTCGCCCGTGGTGTTCGAGTGCATCATCATTCCCTTCATCATTCCTGGCGGTGGCGCGGCGCCGAACCAGACCGTCGTCGACGAGAGCCTGGAGCGGCTGAGGGGTGTGCTGGGGATCTATGAGGCCCGGCTGGAGAAGAGCAGGTACTTGGCCGGGGACTCCATCAGCTTCGCCGATCTGAACCACATCCCGTTCACCTTCTACTTCATGACCACCCCGTACGCCAAGGTGTTTGATGACTACCCCAAGGTGAAGGCCTGGTGGGAGATGCTCATGGCCAGGCCCGCGGTGCAGAGGGTCTGCAAGCATATGCCTACGGAGTTTAAGCTAGGTGCGCAGTACTAGATGTTTATGCACTCCGCGCGGGTGTGTGCCGTGCCGGTGCCGGTGATGATTCCATTCAAGAGAAGAGACCTCCCGTGTGTGGGTGGGTAATCATCTGCCCGTCTAGTTCGATCGAGTATACGCTTTCAGTTTCAGCAGCACGCGAGGAGTCCGCTTGCGCTTCTGTTCGTGCGCTGGATTCCTTGCTTTAAGTTGTGCACTAGTCTCTACCTAATCTATATCTATAACTATatttatatctatacctactaattcCTATTAATAAAAGGAATAACGCTTCTTGCCACCGTAATTTGGTCCGTCGTAATTTCGTTCGTCCGTCCGTTGCTCAAATTTTTCTGTACGTAAACCCTGTCCCCTTCTTAGTACGTCTTTTTCTATCTGGGCCAGCCGCTGCATTGGGCCTAGGTTCGTTATTTCGTCCTGATTTGGAGTGCAGCCCAGCCAATGTATCCAGCCCGAAGAGCAAAAAAGTAGGAGGTGCAACTGTCACGGATCGAAGGGAGCTCCTTTTCGGCGCCTTCTGCGCCGCTTAGCGCTCCTGGCGCTCGCGCGCGCCTCTTGCGGGCCGGCCCAACAACCTGTTCCAAAAGCGGAGGCGATAAATTTTTTTTTGCCTAAGACAGGATTCGAACGCGCGCGCTAGCGAATCGTATTTCGTATTCGACCGTAGGAAACGACGCAACAACCATTGCACCAGGACTACTTTGCTGTCTACAAATCAAAACCAAAACTACTTAATACTTCTTCTATTACAATATACATAAATTCTGGACACATATAAATCATTTCAAAAAAAGAAAACGTAAGTTTGAAATATAAAAACATAGATATGTAATAAAAAAAAGTTCACTAGTACGGATAaaagttcaattttttttaaaagttcatcgaattcaaaaaaggttcatcaatGTAGAAAAAAAGTTCACAATATTGAAAAAAActtcaccgattttgaaaaaagttcacaaaatgtgaaagaagttcatcgattttcGAAAAAAACTAATCGAATTTgaaagaaaaagttcatcaaatgcaaaaaaagttcatcaaatttgaaaaagttcatcaaatttgaaaaaaacatTAATcggaattgaaaaaagttcattgatttcaaaaaagttcaccgaaaatataaataagttcatcgatttttgaaaaaaaaaactaatcGAATTtgaaagaaaagttcatcaaatgcgaaaaagttcatcaaatttgaaaagtttcatagaatttgaaaaaaagttaatcGAAATTGAAAAAAACattgatttcaaaaaaagttcaccaaaaatataaataagttcatcgattttcaacaaagatcatcgatttggaaaaaagttcaaaaaataaaaataagtacaTCAGATTCAAAAAAAAATAGTTCATGTactgaaaaatagttcatcgattttacAAATAGAAACGCAAAATTGAACAAAGTTCACACCAGTGATCATTTAACAAAAAGTGTAAGaatgaagaaaaaaggaaaaaaatgtaaaTAGAAAAACGAACAAAACCGTTCGAAAAAACAGTAAGTAAATCAACTCGAAAGAAGGTAATCAATCACGTTAGAATCAGTTGGCTGGGTGGTTAGCGTCGGGTGCTTGATACAGCAGGTCGCTGGTTAGATTCCCTCCTTACGCGCTTCTTTTTGCGATTTAACAAATAAGTAGAAAaaattaaatgggctggcccagctcgcGGGAGGTGAtgtgcgctgcaggcgcccgttaacgaAATGCACGTTAACCGGCGAACTCAGGAAGTTAGTCTAATCCCAAAGGCTTCTGTCCCCTGACCTACCTCTGTGTTGTACGTATAAACCTGGATTTATTAGTCTATGAAATAATCCCACCTTGCTCCGttacatcttattccaccaatttATATTTATCTGTAAATTAAAATTAGTATGTGGCCTCAAGGATCAAAGCGAAGGGTGAGGAAGCTATGTTGAAATAGATAAGGTGGTCTTAAGTTGTGCTTATTAAGCTAGAAGCGTGcgtttttcccgttgcaacgcacgggcatgtttgctagtaatgATAAAGAAAATTGAGTTTCTGGTCGTCCGTCGCACCGTTTTGCAAAAACGCCCCGTATTTTCTtcaaatcaacccgcagtccggtCGTAAGTCACCTGAACCGTTATTTTACCGTTTTATAGAAAAGCCCCTGTATTTTCCTGTAATCAACCCGCAGCCCGGACTTAAGTCACCCGAACCAGTTTTTTTTACATTGTTTTGAAAACTCCCCTGACCTTTTAGGCAATTCATCCGCGGGTCATATTTAACacaaacaaatgattttctaaatcaTGCATATCTTTTagaccgtaactccgatttaaacatgttatatatgaaatttgattaaaaaatatgtagaatatgaatatgagattattttaacttgttaaatatttttaaatatttttttggaAGGTATTAaagtcaaacaaatgattttctaaattatccgtatcttttgaaccgtaactccgattttaacatgttatatatgcaaTTTCATTAGAAAAACGTGTGAAATCTGAATacgatgttaattttacctgttgattactttttaaatattattttggaagcaaacttataatctaTAGCGCAAGATCCGTTTTTCTTTCGTACCCGCGGCGATTATGTTGATTATTTTTTAAATACTattttggaagcaaacttataatctaTAGCGCACGATCCGTTTTTCTTTCGCACCAACGGCGattcggattgcaaataaacatccactataaccatatagggaaaagaaaacatcaacaactacacatgcatacctttgTAAACGTCGCATGAGAAAACAACAGATTTATCATGGCGagtgtgagagaaagcgagagggagagggagagggaggagagagggagagagcgacgCCATAGGATTAACCACATTCAAACATGTTTTGGTTTGTGTGAGCATTGAGTCCATCGTCGGCgaaggtgagaaggaggataagcggcaacacaaatatgacgCCCCGCTAAAATAAAGGAGATGAACATATTTGTGGTCTTGAATGATGATTGTTGGGTTAAGAATGTGTGTTGTgctttttttcccgttgcaacgcacgggatCTTTCGCTAGTAGTAAATAAACAACAGACTGGTCAATGCTGCTAATCCGTACCTCCTATATTAGTACACCACTAGAGATCAGAATGGATCCAAAGCAAATATATACTATATATACATCTTGGATACGTGTGCATGCATGGCTCTCCCTGGCCGTCAAATCGTACCACCTTTCAATCTGCGCATGCATCCATCAATCTTGGTGTCTCTCCAGATTTCGTTTTCCAAACTGCGGACTTAGCAATTTATTAATTTATCACAAGTCGCGATTGCCGTTTAATTTCGCTCCGGAAAGAGAATTAAAGGACGTGTTTCGGGTCCGTACAAAATCAACAAACGACCGAGCCAAGCAGGGCATGCACGCAGTCCGTGTAGTTGTTATCAttgtctttcaacttagctttttctaggactgcattaaattgcaaaggaacagtagcacatgccattgatctacaacaacatagacatgcaaaatactatcaggtactaagttcatgataaattaaagttcaattaatcatattacttaagaactcccacttacataaacatccctctaatcatctaagtgatcacgtgatccaaatcaactaaaccatatccgatcatcacgtgagatggagtagtttttaatggtgaacatcaccatgttgatcatatctactatatgattcacgctcgacctttcggtctcaatgtttcgaggccatatctgcatatgctaggctcgtcaagtttaacccgagtattctacgtgtgcaaaattggcttgcacccgttgtatgtgaacgtagagcttatcacacctgatcatcatgtggtgtctcggcatgacgaactttcgcaacggtgcatactcagggagaacacttgtaccatgaaatttagtgagagttcatcttatagtgctaccgccgaactaagcaaaataagatgcataaaggataaacatcacatgcaatcaat
Coding sequences within:
- the LOC123077647 gene encoding glutathione S-transferase 1-like — translated: MSPVKVFGHPMLTNVARVLLFLEEVGAEYELVPVDFVAGEHKRPQHVQLNPFAKMPGFQDGDLVLFESRAIAKYILRKYGGTAGLDLLGENSGIEELAMVDMWTEVEAQQYYPAISPVVFECIIIPFIIPGGGAAPNQTVVDESLERLRGVLGIYEARLEKSRYLAGDSISFADLNHIPFTFYFMTTPYAKVFDDYPKVKAWWEMLMARPAVQRVCKHMPTEFKLGAQY